TACgcataaaaaattacaacaacaacaaagctttAGTCATAAAATTTGAGGTCAACTATGGATTCTTGATAGATTAGATTGGGCtaattacatttatttattttttctacattctattttatttgaagTCATACGTACCCTTCCTAATTgacatataaaattaatataacaaaaattgaaatgaaataagcaaagaaatatgaaaaagtaagatatgatatatatatatatatatatatatatatattgtgtagAGCCTTTATAACCATTTATTctccaaatttatttattattttttgaggtAATTTATTCTTCAAATCAAACCAATTAAAAGAAGTTTGGTCACATTGAACACTCAACAGGTAACCGCCCTTTTTCAATTTAAGGCCAATGCTCTATAAAGGAGTAAACGAGGTAAGGTTCCTATAATACTCATAACGCCTTTCCAACACAATTGCCTGGTATTTTTTGGTGACTCCACCGTCCTTAGCCTCCAAGGCGAGCCGGTAATAGAAATTGTCATAGTAATGGCCGCGGGTGTCGCCCTTCAACACTTTCTCGAGCCACAAATGAGATGATGTCCAGTTGTTGTAGTAGTACACTGAGAACTCTCCGAGCACCTTGATGTAAGGGTCTGTAATGTTCTTTATTGGCTGCCACTTATCCTCATCATCAAGAACACCATGTTTGCCTCCCAAGGCTGTTGCGTAAAGTGAAAGGATGAGAAGGGTAAGAAGGCAAAGGCTTTTGTGGGACTTCATTGTAAGTTTAGTGAGAGAGAATGATTTCAATGGTGGTGAATtggtatttaattatttatagggGATAAGGGCTATAAATGGAAATTGGAAATTGTCTTGAGGTGATAAGCTTTggtatttaactatttatagAGACCACTGTACATCTTTAGTGTGGTGGCTATTCCTCAAGTATAATTAATGCTTGTGGGATGTGAGGAGCAATGACCGGAATTTAAGTTTCTAagaaggagtttcacacacatatacacttagattagtttagagtaaaaattttatcttgtaaaagataaaataaaactatttataGAAGATATAATACCTATGGCTATaaatagaaattcaaaattttcatgagGGGAATAGTTTTTTGGCCTCGGAGTTTGTGACAATTACTATGAGACTTGTAAACTGTACCAACATGGCAAATGTGATGTTTCACGGAAGAAAAATGATGGTTGTAAAAGAACTTAGTCTGTCAAGTCAAAGTTATAGCATAAAAGTTGTGGTTATAGAAGAATCGAGGAGACAACTTGTTGTG
The sequence above is drawn from the Castanea sativa cultivar Marrone di Chiusa Pesio chromosome 5, ASM4071231v1 genome and encodes:
- the LOC142635878 gene encoding cysteine proteinase inhibitor 5-like; amino-acid sequence: MKSHKSLCLLTLLILSLYATALGGKHGVLDDEDKWQPIKNITDPYIKVLGEFSVYYYNNWTSSHLWLEKVLKGDTRGHYYDNFYYRLALEAKDGGVTKKYQAIVLERRYEYYRNLTSFTPL